TTATAAATGTGACTGAGAAATTCACTCTTTAACACTGCTTGgttatttttaacaacaatCAGTTTAATTTTCAGCCCTAAAGCAGAGGAGGAGACAGGATCTGCTGTTTTACTCACATCGAGTCAGAATAAGTTGGCTAGTTACTAGTTACTagtttactcaattacatttaattgagtaacttttttgaaaaaagattacgtttaagagtattttttaatatactttctgcttttatttgagtaattttattatgaagtgttTCTACTCTAAGTTGAgcaaaatttctggattttctacccactaaatgaaaaacaaacatgttttaataaaaaaataaaataaaataatcaccagactcagacacactCTTGCTGTTTTCCTTAAAgattcataagttttttattgaaagaaactgatttggtttTGCCtggttttgatattttttgtttcttagaTATAATTGTCATTTCCATCATTAGAATACCAACATTTTCACTTAACTCTATATTTTGATGATGTAAGTATTAAATCATagtttgatcagttactcagtacttgagtaaactttttaccaaatactttttacggCTACTTTTACTAGTAGAAATATGCTGACGTAGTGATACTCTTACTTCAGAACCGTTTTTGGAGACTCTGCTCGCCTCTGGAATGATGATATTTGTAtaaattaagacattttgagGCTCACTCCACTTCAGAAACCTTAGCAGTTCTTTCCAACCGCTACGGAGAACGAGCGGCCGCCATTTTGATCATAAAGAACCTCAGGCTCTGTGGTTGTGGAGCTCTTCTAGAAAAACGTCGTTTTTACGGCTGTTGTCTCAACGCAGCTCCAGCTGCGAGCCGTTACATACAAAACCGTTACGTTTCTTTCCAACCGCCAAGGAGAACGAGCGGCCGCCATTTTGATCACAAAGAAACGCGGGCTAGATGGTGTGGAGTTGTTCAAGTTAAACGTGGATATTCAGGGCGGCGGAGACGCTCCGTCATGGCAGTGACGGCTGGTCTCTCCCTCCTGGTGCTGATGGCGCTGCCGGCCGCTGCTCAGAACCTCATTTACTTTGAGATCGGAAAGAGTCTGAAGCTCGACCCAAAGTACCAGCAGGCCATCACCGCCATCACATGGAAGCATAAGGGGAACCTTGCTGCTGAATACTTTACGAAAAATGCTCCTGTGGAATATCTGGGTGACTTAAAAGGCCGATTACACCTGGACCCGACCACCGCAATACTGACCATCAGCAACATGAAAAAATCTGACGACGGGGAGTTCACGGTGGAGGTCAACAACAGAGCCCTTCCTGTCAGATTTAACGTTGTGGGGGTCAGGAAGCTGGACGACTACCCTGTTCAAATCACCGTGAGGCCGCAGGGCTGCAGCAGCCTGACCTCTAGGAAATGCACCCTGGTTTGTGGTGGAAAGTTTGAAGGTGCCGAACCCGTCCAGTACttctggaagaaagaaaaaacggGACAATGGAAGGAGGGGGGAAAGACGATCAGCATTTCTATTACCAAGAAGACTCAGAGTTTTCCACGCTACACCTGCAAAGTGAAGAATCTATTCAGCGAGAAGGAGAGCGACCCAACAGCGAACCCCTTCAAGACGGAACCCAGCAGCGGTCCGGTTCCGCTGCCTGCGATTCTGCTTGTGGCCGTTTTAGCAATTGGAGCAGCAGTTATTGTTTGACTTATCAAGAAGCCGCCATTTGTTCAAAAATCCTTTTGGTTTacatggtgaaaaaaaaataaaataaaaaattaattacaagaATACTTTATTTCGCCCACAAGGTAAATAATAAGTTATGCAGTAGAAGTTATTAAACATCATGGATGTAAACACTTAAATATtatttggggaaattgtagtcagccattttacagaagagttatgttttaaatacaactttttatgaactgtgtgatgccgTGAGATCTCTGGTGAAGCCAGCTGGCCGAAGTCTGGGAGAAAACTAACTACAAACCATAAATAAGACTaattcctgtcgtcttctttgtggttttcgcTAGTAGTAACGTCCAGCTGGTGATCACCTGACTCGCTTca
The Xiphophorus hellerii strain 12219 chromosome 22, Xiphophorus_hellerii-4.1, whole genome shotgun sequence genome window above contains:
- the LOC116713513 gene encoding uncharacterized protein LOC116713513, which codes for MAVTAGLSLLVLMALPAAAQNLIYFEIGKSLKLDPKYQQAITAITWKHKGNLAAEYFTKNAPVEYLGDLKGRLHLDPTTAILTISNMKKSDDGEFTVEVNNRALPVRFNVVGVRKLDDYPVQITVRPQGCSSLTSRKCTLVCGGKFEGAEPVQYFWKKEKTGQWKEGGKTISISITKKTQSFPRYTCKVKNLFSEKESDPTANPFKTEPSSGPVPLPAILLVAVLAIGAAVIV